Proteins co-encoded in one Cinclus cinclus chromosome 17, bCinCin1.1, whole genome shotgun sequence genomic window:
- the SIRT4 gene encoding NAD-dependent protein lipoamidase sirtuin-4, mitochondrial, whose product MFSARKCSGVFRAARLHHLRSHSVSRASPNLTFVPACLPPDPVEVEELQHFVSNSKRLFVMTGAGISTESGIPDYRSEGVGLYARTDRRPVQHAEFIRSASARQRYWARNFVGWPQFSSHQPNEAHLVLRDWEKLGKLHWLVTQNVDALHTKAGSQRMTELHGCTHRVFCLACGDQILRSELQEHFKALNPTWKAEALDVAPDGDVFLTDEQVRSFQVPACQKCGGILKPDVTFFGDTVSQEKVSFVHQRLAESDSMLVAGSSMQVYSGYRFALAAREKQLPIAVLNIGPTRLDHFASLKLNSRCGELLPLIVCT is encoded by the exons ATGTTCTCTGCCAGGAAGTGCTCTGGAGTTTTCAGAGCTGCCAGACTGCATCATTTGAGATCCCATTCTGTATCCAGAGCCTCTCCAAACTTGACTTTCGTGCCAGCCTGTCTTCCCCCAGATCCCGTGGAagtggaggagctgcagcacttTGTTTCTAACTCCAAGAGGCTGTTTGTAATGACTGGAGCTGGAATCTCCACGGAGTCAGGGATCCCCGATTACCGCTCTGAGGGCGTCGGGCTCTACGCCAGGACAGACAGACGGCCGGTCCAGCACGCCGAGTTCATCCGCAGCGCCAGTGCCCGGCAGCGCTACTGGGCAAGGAACTTCGTGGGCTGGCCCCAGTTCTCCTCCCACCAGCCAAACGAGGCACACCTGGTACTGAGAGACTGGGAGAAGCTGGGCAAGCTGCACTGGCTGGTGACCCAGAACGTGGATGCGCTTCACACCAAAGCCGGGAGCCAGCGCATGACGGAGCTGCACGGCTGCACGCACAG GGTTTTCTGCTTGGCCTGTGGAGACCAAATCTTGCGTtctgagctccaggagcattttaAAGCTCTGAACCCTACTTGGAAAGCTGAGGCACTTGATGTGGCTCCGGATGGGGATGTCTTCCTGACGGACGAGCAGGTGCGCAGTTTCCAAGTCCCAGCCTGCCAGAAATGTGGAGGAATCCTGAAGCCTGATGTGACCTTCTTTGGAGACACAGTGAGCCAGGAAAAAGTCAGTTTTGTACACCAACGCCTGGCGGAATCAGACTCCATGCTGGTAGCAGGATCCTCTATGCAG GTGTACTCCGGTTACAGGTTTGCTCTTGCTGCCCGGGAGAAGCAGCTGCCAATTGCAGTCCTTAACATTGGGCCCACCAGGTTAGATCACTTTGCATCCTTAAAGCTGAATTCCCGCtgtggagagctgctgcctttgattGTTTGCACATGA
- the PLA2G1B gene encoding phospholipase A2 produces the protein MKFLALLFLLSVGAASAEVSPRAVWLFREMIKCTLPKSHPLLDFNHYGCYCGLGGSGTPVDELDRCCQVHDNCYSQAQKLEACRFLLDNPYTKFYRYSCSDGEITCSSKNKECAMFICNCDRAAAKCFATAPYNPEYKHLDTKKYCK, from the exons ATGAAGTTCCTggccctgcttttcctgctgtcag TGGGCGCAGCCAGCGCCGAGGTCTCACCCCGGGCTGTGTGGCTGTTCCGTGAAATGATCAAGTGCACCCTGCCCAAGAGCCACCCACTGCTGGACTTCAACCACTATGGCTGCTACTGTGGCTTGGGGGGCAGCGGCACTCCAGTGGACGAGCTCGACAG GTGCTGCCAAGTACACGATAACTGCTACTCACAGGCGCAGAAACTAGAAGCCTGCAGATTCCTCCTGGACAACCCCTACACTAAATTTTACCGCTACAGCTGTTCTGATGGGGAGATCACATGTAGCA GCAAGAACAAGGAGTGCGCCATGTTTATCTGCAACTGCGACCGCGCCGCTGCCAAGTGCTTCGCCACGGCACCCTACAACCCCGAGTACAAGCACCTGGACAccaaaaaatactgcaaataa